From Merismopedia glauca CCAP 1448/3, a single genomic window includes:
- a CDS encoding DUF11 domain-containing protein has protein sequence MSKYPPRSRPHQKYLQLLVSTVFLGIQFPVIGQQAIAQTPTTTNTTNKCQAIIPLSNQAEYSYRVQSYKSGSQPEVVDPSQVLQTLKLLSGTVKSSISLEDRNQITVAGIENSEGNLALGSVAGGLNDSLTKFNFLSDESKLASLAAIRAWSKISANPTLIEIGNTAQEEIITAVPDKKSTLEALGTSPETRAKNLVLLPLKYTLIASGVTPDQAEEATQSLQGTETLSQTFTRIAEKLPQKSQAIARVQKIWDTDLDNIRQGVPVSVTKGDTLAFSFQVTNPAKSAIPYEIPSVETLQSSGITGPGTVKEIKYQFLNSDGTKTAEISATPNQEIVIPPEGTVILKVSVQVGEIPQDGGSVRVKISECDGTFAEQTIISSPPISRLTDPSGRITSCTGGELADYNGFNVGLYEPDPNDTTGGIRGATPLTGTEFPDLPGNKKPKGLVPNIENSNPFFLTNSDRGRYSFLLDKSKGQLNEGRSYILLVNPPANSDYGQRRVRLTIGKTNTRTDGSEIVNYTATSLDGLPISLLINNGQNIPPGNSQTEGQFGSFVEQGEILVEDADAQGLSIAAISLSTSVCEDTDIQITKTGDRAAAEPGDTVIYRLSIKNLTESEIKNLQVTDILPLGFRLVSNSAKAETALVNVPITANTNGSQVTFEIPNTRLQAKGVLNIAYAATLTPDAIRGNGENIASVNGQRADNLLPVKDGPAIYKLRIRPGILTDTGTIVGRVFVDKNFDGEQQPGEPGVPNAVVLMDDGNRIVTDPNGLFSVANVQPGYRTGVLDFTSLQGYTLAPNLYFSERNSQSRLVHLEPGGLVRMNFAVTPTAKEEK, from the coding sequence ATGAGTAAATACCCTCCACGCTCCCGCCCTCATCAAAAATATCTACAATTATTAGTAAGTACAGTCTTTTTAGGCATACAATTTCCTGTAATTGGACAACAGGCGATCGCTCAAACTCCTACTACTACAAATACTACTAATAAATGTCAAGCTATAATTCCCCTCAGTAACCAGGCAGAATATTCCTATAGAGTTCAAAGTTATAAAAGTGGTTCTCAGCCTGAAGTCGTAGATCCGTCACAAGTATTGCAAACTTTAAAATTACTATCAGGAACTGTTAAGAGTTCTATTTCCTTAGAAGATCGCAATCAAATAACAGTCGCGGGGATTGAAAACTCAGAAGGAAACTTAGCTTTAGGTTCAGTTGCAGGAGGTTTGAATGATTCTCTAACTAAGTTCAACTTCTTATCAGATGAATCTAAATTAGCTAGTTTAGCAGCGATTAGAGCCTGGAGTAAAATTTCGGCTAATCCTACTTTAATTGAAATTGGGAATACAGCCCAAGAAGAAATTATTACAGCAGTTCCCGATAAGAAATCAACCCTAGAAGCCTTGGGTACTTCTCCCGAAACCAGAGCCAAAAACTTAGTTTTACTACCCTTAAAATACACTCTAATTGCTTCTGGGGTAACTCCTGATCAAGCTGAAGAAGCAACTCAATCTCTGCAAGGAACTGAAACTCTGAGCCAAACATTTACTAGGATTGCGGAAAAACTACCGCAAAAAAGTCAGGCTATAGCACGGGTGCAAAAAATTTGGGATACCGATCTAGATAATATTCGTCAAGGCGTACCCGTCAGTGTTACCAAAGGCGATACTTTAGCTTTTAGCTTCCAAGTAACTAATCCCGCAAAAAGTGCTATTCCCTATGAAATTCCTAGTGTAGAAACCTTACAATCTAGTGGCATCACAGGCCCTGGTACAGTTAAAGAGATTAAATACCAATTCCTTAACTCAGACGGTACTAAAACAGCCGAAATATCTGCCACTCCCAATCAAGAGATTGTAATTCCACCTGAAGGAACTGTAATCTTGAAAGTCTCAGTTCAAGTCGGCGAAATCCCTCAAGATGGCGGTTCTGTCAGAGTTAAAATCTCTGAATGCGATGGAACCTTTGCCGAACAAACAATTATTAGCTCTCCACCTATCAGCCGTCTGACAGATCCTTCTGGCAGAATTACCAGTTGTACTGGAGGGGAATTAGCCGATTATAACGGTTTCAACGTTGGTTTATACGAACCAGATCCTAACGATACTACAGGGGGAATTAGAGGCGCTACTCCGTTAACTGGAACCGAATTTCCCGATCTTCCTGGCAACAAAAAACCCAAAGGTCTTGTTCCCAATATCGAAAATAGTAACCCATTCTTTTTAACTAACAGCGATCGCGGTCGTTATTCCTTCTTACTAGATAAAAGCAAAGGTCAACTCAATGAAGGTCGTAGCTATATTTTACTGGTTAATCCTCCAGCCAATTCTGATTATGGACAGCGACGTGTTCGCCTGACGATTGGTAAAACTAATACTAGAACCGATGGAAGTGAAATAGTTAATTACACAGCTACATCTTTAGATGGGTTACCAATTAGTTTATTGATTAATAATGGTCAAAATATTCCTCCAGGAAACAGCCAAACTGAAGGACAATTTGGCTCATTTGTAGAACAAGGAGAAATTTTAGTTGAAGATGCAGATGCTCAAGGATTGAGTATTGCTGCTATCTCTCTATCTACTAGTGTTTGTGAAGATACTGACATTCAAATTACGAAAACTGGAGATAGAGCCGCCGCCGAACCAGGTGATACTGTAATTTATCGCCTCTCAATTAAAAACTTAACTGAGTCTGAGATTAAAAATCTACAAGTCACTGACATTTTACCTTTAGGCTTCCGGTTAGTATCTAACTCTGCTAAAGCCGAAACAGCACTAGTTAATGTCCCCATTACAGCTAATACAAATGGTTCTCAAGTAACCTTTGAAATCCCAAATACTAGGTTGCAAGCCAAAGGAGTTTTAAATATTGCCTATGCCGCAACTTTAACACCAGATGCCATTCGAGGTAATGGGGAAAACATTGCTAGTGTCAACGGTCAAAGAGCGGATAATTTACTTCCCGTTAAAGATGGACCTGCCATTTATAAACTGCGAATCCGACCAGGAATATTAACAGATACAGGTACGATTGTGGGACGAGTATTTGTTGATAAAAACTTTGATGGCGAACAACAACCAGGAGAGCCAGGAGTTCCGAATGCAGTAGTTTTAATGGACGATGGCAACCGAATTGTGACCGATCCAAACGGCTTATTTTCTGTAGCTAATGTTCAACCTGGTTATCGCACGGGAGTCCTTGATTTTACAAGCTTACAGGGATACACCTTAGCTCCTAATCTTTACTTCAGCGAACGTAATAGTCAGTCTCGGTTAGTACATTTAGAACCAGGTGGACTAGTGCGGATGAATTTTGCAGTTACTCCTACTGCTAAGGAAGAAAAATAG